From the Polaribacter huanghezhanensis genome, the window TGTACTCGTCTTTCTCCGTTTGTAAATGTTCCGTTTTTTTCAAAATAAGAAGAAGCAGGTAAAATAACATCCGCCATTTCTGTAGTAGCTGTCATAAATAATTCTTGAACTACAATCAAATCTACATTTTCAAATGCTTTGATACTGTGATTGGTGTTTGGGTCCGTCATAATGGTATCTTCTCCCATAATGTACAAAGCTTTAATTTTTCCATCAATTGCTGCATCTAGCATTTCTGGAATCTTTAAACCATTGGTAATTGGCATTTTTTCAATTCCATATTTATCTGCATAATATTGTTGAATGTCTAATTTAGTAACATCCAAATAACCAGCCCCTTGATGTGGTTGAACGCCCATATCTGCAGCTCCTTGTACATTATTTTGTCCACGAAGCGGATTTAGTCCAACGCCGCTTTTACCAATATTACCTGTCATCATTGCTAAGTTAGAAAGCAGCATTACCGTTTTGCTTCCTTGAAAATGCTCAGTCACTCCCAATCCATGAAATTCCATAGCTCTTTCTGCTTTTGCATATGCGTGAGCAGCGCTACGAACCAACTCTTTATCAACTCCGGTAAGCGTCGAAAGTTCGTCCATATTTAAGCTCTCTACATGAGATTTGAACTCCTCGTACTTTTCTGTGTGTAATTCTATAAAATTGGAATCAACCAAATTGTCTTTTACAATATAATGTGCCAACATGTTTAAAATTGCCACATTAGTTCCAGGTCTAATTTGTAAATGATAATCTGCCAATTCGGCTAATTTTGTTCTGATAGGATCCACCACAATTGAAGTAACTCCTTTCATAAACGCTTGTTTGATTTTTGCACCAGTAACTGGATGTCCTTTTATCGGATTTGCACCAAACATAAAAATGGCGTCGGCTTGTTTTAAATCTTCAACAGAATTTGTTGCAGCTCCAGTTCCGAATGATTGTTGCATTCCCCAAGCAGTAGGAGCGTGGCAAACACGTGCACAACCATCAATATTATTGGTTCCAACAGCAACACGAATCATTTTTTGCATCAAATAATTCTCTTCATTGGTTGCTCTTGATGATGAAATTCCGCCAATTGAATCTGCTCCGTATTTATTCTTGATGTCAATTAATCTAGTTGTAATATAATCATAGGCTTCGTCCCAAGTTACTTCTTCAAACTTTCCATTTTTCTTAATCATTGGTTCGCGCAAACGTTCTGGATGATTGTAAAACTCAAATGCAAAACGTCCTTTTAAACAAGTATGTCCTTCGTTTACTTCGGCAGTTTCTGGAGCTTGAATTCCTTTGATTTCTCCATCAATTACCGAAACTTCTAACTGACAACCAACGCCACAATACGTACACGTTGTTCTAACAGTTTTATCCGCAATTAAGGTTTTTGTTTCGTATTTATCTGTCAATGCTTCTGTTGGACAGGTTTGTACACAAGCTCCACAAGAAACACAAGCCGATTCATCAAAAGACGTGTCAAATCCTTTGATAATATTGGTTGCAAAACCACGACCAGACATTCCTAAAATCATTTCTCCTTGAATTTCTTCACAGGCTCTTACGCAACGAAAACAGTTGATGCATTGCGATAAATCTGATTTGATATACGGATGCGCTCTGTCTTCTTCAATATTTAAATGAGTTGATCCTTCGGGGTAACGAACATTCGGAATTCCGATTTGAGCAATGGTTTCTTGAAAAGGTGTTGCTTTTTTGTTTTCTGGCGGAAAGACTTTATCAGAGGGATAATCAGTTAAGACCAATTCCACAATATTTTTACGAAGACGCTTCATTTTATCGGTATTGTGATAAATGTATACACCTTCTCCGATTGGCGTATGACAAGAAGCCATCGTTTTTGTGATGCCATCTTTTTCTCTTGCAACTTCGACAGAACAAACTCTACAAGAACCAAAATTCTCTAAACGATCATCTTGACACATGGTTGGAATTGCGTCTTTATTGCTTTCAATTCTTCTTACAAACTCTAAAATAGTTTCTCCAGAATAGAATTCGTGTGCTATGTTGTTTATAAATGCTTTCATACTTTTTTCTTTTCACTAAGACTCATAAAGATTCTCAGAGTTACACAAAGGATTTTTTACATTTTTTAGTTTCTTTTTTTTCTTCTTCTTCTTCTTCTTCTTCTTCTTCTTCTTTGTGAATCTTCGCGATTCTTTGAGCAACTTTGTGAAATGATTTATTTTTACACTAAGTTCTTACAAAGTTTTTATAATATAAATCTTTTGATACCTTCTTTTAATAATTTAACATTAAAATTCAATAATAATCCCAATTTATAGTTTCCTAATTTCATGTAAGTTAATATTTGTGCTGTGTGAACATCTGTTAAAAACTCTACTGTTTTAAGTTCTATAACTACTTTATTTTCAATTAGCAAATCTATCCTATACCCATGATCTAATTTTATTTCTTTGTAAACAATTGGCAAAGCTTTTTCTTTTTCAACTGTTAATCCTTCATTTATCAATTCATAATATAAACATTCTTGATATGCTGATTCTAATAAGCCTGGACCAAGTGTTCTGTGAACTTCAATTGCTTTTCCAAGTATTATTTTTGATATTTCATTTTCTGACATTTTTTCTTTTTCATTTAGTAATTTTTTAATCTTACACTAAGATTCACAAAGACTCTCAGAGTTACACAAAGATTTTTTATATTTCTTTTTCTTTGAGAACCTTCATGGTTTTCTTAGTGGAACTTAGTGAAATAATTATATTCTTACACAAAGTTTCACAAAGACTCTCAGAGTTACAAAGAATTTATTATATTTTTATTCTTTTATTCTTTCATTCTTTTCTTCTTTGTGAGTCTTCGTGTTTCTTTGTGAAACCTTGTGAAATATTTTTATGTATTAAGAAAAATATCCTTTTAACTCCTCTTGAAAATACTGCAATGCGTTTTTAACTGGTAACGGAATTCCACCTCCCAAAGCACATAAAGAACCAATTTCTAGGGTTTCTAATAAGTCATCAAACAATTCACGATTGATTTTATAATCAGAAGTTTGTGCTTTTTGCAACATTTCCATTCCTCTATGTGAACCAATTCTACATGGATAACATTTTCCACAAGATTCATCCGCAGTAAATTCCATTAAATGTTCTAAAAACTGAATCATTGGAAAATCAACAGGAATCGAAACAAAACTTGCGTGTCCTAATAAAAACCCATTGGTATTTAACGATTCAAAATCTAAGGTCAACTCTTTAATTTTATGCATGGGTACAATTCCACCAAGCGGACCACCAATTTGCAATCCTTTTATTTCCGATTTAAATCCGCCACCAAACTCATCAAAAATAGTTTGTAAAGGAGTTCCCATTTCTATTTCATACATTCCTGGTGTATTGAAAAAACTATCCAACGAAACTAATTTTGTCCCTGTAGATTGTCCTTTGCCTAAAGCAGCATACGCTTCTCCGCCGTTTTCTAAAATCCAATGAATATTTGCAAAAGTTTCTACATTACTTAAAACGGTTGGCTTTCCGTACAATCCATATTGTGCTGGATAAGGTGGGCGAACACGAACTTCTGGTCGTAAACCTTCAATTGAACTTAAAAGTGCCGTTTCTTCTCCACAAACATAAGAACCTTGTCCGCGAATGATTTTAAATCTAAAATCACCAATTAAATTTTTGTCTTTAATTTCCTGAATTGCTTCATCAACAGTTCTAATAGAATCTGGATATTCTCCACGAATGTACAAAACGCCTGTATTTGCACCAACTGTTAAACCAGCCATGTACATTCCGAACAACACTTTGTGCGGTTGATGTTCCATTAAGTACATATCAGAATACGCTCCAGGATCGCCTTCATCCGCATTACAAACAATGTATTTTTGTGTGTCACCCTGAGCGGAGCCGATGGGTTCTTTTATAACGGCATCTAACTTGAACCAAAACGGAAAACCAGCTCCACCACGACCTCTTAAATTCGAGGTTTTTAATTGCTGAATTGTATTTTGTGGATTATTATGTTTTTCTGCCAATTGATAAAAAGCAGCAACATCACCCATTTTTGAAGTTAAAATTGGAGTTGTATTGGAAGCTACTTTATAACTGTTTTCTTGATATTCTTTTTTACTGATGATCTCTGCTACTTCTTCAGACGATGAAGCATTATATGTTTTACCATCGTACATAAATGCATTATTTGTGTGGCAACGACCCACACAAGCCGCATGACCGATTTCTTCTGAATTAAAGTGTGTTTCTAAGTTTTTGTTCAGATTGTTCTGAGAATTCGCAACCATACATGCAGTTCCAGAGCACACATGTACTTTTTTGTTTTTATTGGCTTCTCTGGTAAAATCGTAAAAAGTACTTGTTCCTAAAACGACAGAATCATCAATCATAAAACGCTTTGCAAGCTCTTGCAATTCTTCTTTAGAGTTTGTTTTTTGTGAAGAGATTGAGATGTTTTCAAAAAGATTGTCATCCAATTCTTTTCTAGATGATAATGTTCTAATATTTTTATTTGCCATACTTCTATATATAAAAGTCTAAATTTAATAAAATATTACAACTAAGAAGAATCCTAAACTACTTTTATGTGTAGTTTTAGTATTGAGTTTTTGGAAATAAAAAAGCCTTGAAAAAATTCAAGGCTTTCAGCATGTTTTATACCCCTAAAAATAAAACATACCGTTTATTGTAAATTATGATAAACATAACCTATTGCAAATATAACGATTAAACTATCTTCATATTTGTTAGCTGCTCATTTTGAGCGAAAAGCAATGTTTTTTAGGTAAAAAATTGTTAAAAAACCTGTGAACAAACGAGTACTTTTAAACGTTCGTTTTTTAAGGTTGTAAAAAATAAATACTGAGAACCGCCGTCTTTAATTTTTATTTTTTTTCTGATTTGTGCAACAGTTTCTGGAAAATTTCTAGTCGTTATATTTGCCTTATTTTCTTTTAAATATTTTTTAATTTCTTTTTTATTGTACTGACAACTATTTTCAACCAAAAAAGTTCTTCCTGGGAATTCAATTAAATTATCTGAAGTATATAAATGAGAATGTGGATGTAATTTTTCTAGATTTAATTGAAGGCTTATTTCGTGAAATCCGCCTGATTTTAAAATGGCAGCATTGGGCTCGTATACATATTTTTTTGGTTCAGAATATTCTGATATATTGTTTTTAATATATTGAAAATCAAATATTTGAATAGTATTTCTACTGTAATTGATTGTTTTAATTTGAATGCTTTCTTTGTAGTATTTTTCCAATACAAAGAGCAATTCTTTTACTTCATTTGCAACAGCAACAACGTGAATTTCTTTTACAAAATCTAATTCATCTATCGTTTTTGAAATGTCTAAAATCGGTGAATTCTTAATCAATATGTTATTTGATTTAGAAAAGAATAAGGTTAGATTCTCAGGAACGTTTGGTAAACAGTCTTTTAACAAAAAAACTTTTTTATCTACAGAATCTCGCCTTGAAGGATCGATATATATCCAATCGTATTTTTCAGAAGCATTTTTTAAATAGTCAATTCCGTCTCCAGAAATTAGTTGAATTTCATCAATTTTTAATTGTTGATAATTGTTGTTAACAATTGTTGATAAGTTTGCATCTAATTCACAGTGAATTACTTCACTTGTTTTTTTAGCAAAATAATATGCATCTACACCAAAACCTCCCGTAATATCAATGACTGAATCTCCCGTAATTATTGATGATTTGTACTTTGCGGTAACTTCAGAAGAGGTTTGTTCTATATTGACTTTTGCTGGATAATAGATGTTTTTTGTTTCGAACCAAATTGGTAGTTTTTTCTCACATTTCTTCTTAGAAACGATTTGTGTTGCCAATTCTTGAACAGAAACAGATTTAAACGGACTTCCTTTAAATAACAATTTAGAAATATTGGTATTTAAATTGTCACTAATAAATTGTTGTACGTCTGGATGTAAAATAGCTGGATTCAAAAAAACAAGATTTTTAAATATCTTTTGTCAATGATTTGACAATCTTATTATCGGCTAAAAACTCTTTTAAAATCACTTTTATCGCTGTATATAAAGGCACAGCAGTAATCATTCCAACAACACCAAATAACAATCCTCCAATAATAATAATTAAGAAAATTTCTAACGGATGCGATTTAGTGGTTTTAGAAAATATAATTGGCTGACTGAAGAAGTTATCTACTATTTGTGCAATAAAATAACCAATCATTACATACAACGTTGTTGGTAAAATTTCTGTTTGAAAATCTTGACCTAAATTACTAGACATGGATAATAAGAACATAATTACGGCACCAATCATTGGTCCGATGTATGGAATTAAATTTAACAACGCACACAAAAATGCAATGACCACCGCATTTTTAATTCCGAAAATTAACAGGGTTATTGTATAGAGAACAAATAGAATTGAGATTTGCAGCACCAAACCGATAAAATATCTAGATAGTAAATTGTTGATGGTTTCTGTTGATTTTGAAAATTTGTTTTCACTCTTACTAGGTAAAATGGTAAGAATTGCATTCATTAATAATTGACTGTCTTTCATAAAGAAAAAAGAAATAAACAACACAGAAAATAAGCCAACACTTAAAGACCCTAAGGCACTTACAACAGAATTTAATAAATTTGGAATCGCTTGAAAACTAGATAAAAAATCAACATTTTTTAATTTTGATACTAAATTAATGTCTCTAGAAGCAAAATAATTGTTTACTTGATTGATGACATCCTGTAAGTTTTGCAATAATTTATCTGTATGTAACAAAGACAAACTTTCTCCTTGTTCTATTACTAACGGAATAAACATTCTGATAATTCCGACAAGAAAACTCACTAAAATCACCATAGTTGTTATTACGGCGACGGTGTTTGGAAGCTTCAATCTTCGTTTTAAAAAACGAATGATTGGTCTAGCTATTAAAGAGATTACAGCTGCAATAATTACATAAACAATGACAGACTGTATTAAATATAAAAAATAGAGTAGTAGTGCAATTCCTAAAATAATTGCAACCGCTTTTAAGATTCCGTTTGAGATATTTTTCGAATTCATATTGTAAAGATACCTTTTAATTAAATGCTTTTACATCTCCCATACTCAATTTTCCGCCGCTAGAAAAGGTATGGTTTTTTGGTAATAAAGTTCCTGATTCAGTAGTAAACCAATCATCCCAAGTTGCAGGAACTTGATCCATTTTCATGCTTGGTACTGTCATTAAAAATTGTATTGGTAAAAAAGCATCATTGACAATCCAAATATAAGAATCTCCAGGCGTTGAGCCACCAGTGGTGTATTTTACTTTTAAAGCCTCTTTTCCATCGATATTTACAATGTTTCTAATAATTCCATTTTCAAAAAGTTTGTGGGGTGCAACGAGCCAAAAATTGTCGTTATTAAAAATAGCTTCTGCTTTTTTTACAATTTCATTTTTGTTTTCTGTGCTTTCTTTTTCGTCAATAAAAACGGTGCTTTTTTCTATGTTATTTGTGTGTAAAATCACTTTATTATTATCCCAACTAACTTCTACAATATGTTTTTGTTTATCCCATTTAAAAAAGCGTTTTCCTCTAAAACTCCATTCGATGTAGCGTGTTTTTTTATACGCTTCGTGCTTAATTGTTTTTAGAATTTTATGCGCCAATGCATCTGCTTTTGGATTTGATGCTTTTACATCTCCCATCTTTAATTCTACTCCAAACAAACTCATTTTGTGTTTTATGGGTAATTGAAATCCTGCTGCTGTTGTTTTCCAATCGCTCCAAGAAGCTTCAATTCCGCCAATCGGAATACTACTTGTCCACATTTTAAAACTTGTCGGAAAACCTTCTTCATTTAAGATCCATAAATAAGAATCTCCAGGCGTTGATCCGCCAGAAGTGTATGTAATTAACAAAGCATCTTTTTCGTTGTGTTTTACAATGCTTCTTTCTACGCCAGTATCAAAAACTTTAAACGGAGCCACCAACCAAAAACTATCATTATTAAAATAATTGGTTGCTTGTTGAATTAATTGCTGATTTTCGGTGTTGATATCTGAAACAAATACTACAGATTTTTCTGGTTGTTTTGTGTGTAAAATCACCTTGTTTTTATCCCAAGAAACTTCAACAATATTTTCAGATTTATACCATTTGTAAAAATGTTTCCCTCTAAACCTCCATTCTAAAACTTCTGTGTTTTTATACGCTTCGTAGTTTAAAGCTTTCATCATTTTTGTAGCCAAAGCTTCTGCTTTTTCACTTTTAATTCCGGTAGGTAAACTTTCATTATTTGCTACATAAAAAATGGCACCAACTATAATTAGCAGCGCCAAAATTAATCCTATTGCTTTTAAAATTTTTTTCATTTTGATTATAACTTGCTTAGAAAGCTAATTTACCATTATTTATTTGCATTATAGTAATCCAAAATATGTTTTGGTATTTCCATGTCTTTTGGCAAGTCTTTATCTGGAATTGGGTATTCTGCTGTTTGTTTTAGTGGCATTAATCCAGCCCAAATTGGCAAACCAATATCTTCCTTCTCATCCACAACACCAACATCTCTAATTTTTGCGGCAGCAGTTTCTATAGTAAATTCTACCACTAAAGTTCTATCAAATTCTTCTTGATTCATTTCTCTAACTCCGTCCCAACGACCAGGCATCATATGGTCCATAAAACATAATAAAGCAGCTTCTTTTTCTGCTTTTTCTTCAATTTTTTTAACAGGACCAAATAACGTTGCAGATCTGTAATTTACAGAATGATGAAATCCAGAACGCGCTAAAACCAACGCATCTAAATGCATCACAGTCATGCTCATTTCTTTGGCTTCTAATAATGATAGTAACATTCTGTTTGCTTGCGAACCGTGTAAATAAATTTTATTCTCTTTTCTTCCGTAAGCCATCGGAATTGAAATTGCTTTTCCTTCAAAAACATAACTTACAAAGCCAATAAATCCCGCATCTAAAATGGTGTTGATTTTCTCAACATCATAGGTTGCTCTAATCTGACCTCGCTTTACACGATTTAGTTTTGATTTAGAATACTCTTTCATTTTTATAAGTAACGTTCTTTAATGATGTTTGTATGATGTATGTCATGTCCTAAAACGATATATGCAGCAGCTCTAGCACTCACAATTCCTCCATTTGCATTGCCAACAAAGCTCAAATTTTTTTCTGATAAACTTTTAAGTAATGAAATAAAATTATTTCTGTTTAATGAGAACTCTTCAAGAATTTGTTCTTTCGTTTTTGAATTTGCTTCAGACGGAATTACATATTCATCTTGGTCATATCCAGCTAATTCGGTTTTGTCGTTTCTAGCAATTCTAAAACATCTGTACATAAATACACGTTCTGTGTCAATTAAATGTTGAAGCACTTCAATAATGCTCCATTTTTCTGGTTGATAACGATAGGTTAGTTTTTCATCTGGAATGGCATTGATGAAATCTTCCATCATTTTTTTGCCTTTATAATAACCATCAATTAATTCTGTATTATCATCTAGCAAACCAATATAATTTGCGTAATATTCGTTGTATTCTTCTTGTTTTATGTCAGATTTTATCATGATTGTTTTTTTAGAGTCTCAAAATTGCAGATTTACAAAGACATATCAAAAGTATTTTTTGATTATTAATTTTTACTTGGAAAAATCTTCCTAAATTTTTTAGGCAATTCTTTTGTGATTGAAATCTTTTCTTGCGTAAAAGGATGTGTAAATTCTAAGGAAGAAGCGTGTAAATACAAACCATTTCCTTTTAAAATTAATTCGTTATTTCCGTATTCTTTGTCGCCCAAAATCTGATTCCCAAATACTGATAAATGAATTCTTAATTGATGTTTTCTCCCCGTTTTTGGAGATAATTTTACCAAGTTTAAAAAGTCAAATCGTTTTGAAATAACGGTTTCTACAACTTCAAAAAGAGTTTCCGATGCTTTGTTTTCAATTGGGCTGTTAATGTTACCCAATGATTTCATTTTGCCAATACAAACGGCGTAATATGTTTTTTGAATTTCTTTATTTTCAAACAGTTTGCTCAATATATGTATGGACGAACTTGTTTTTCCGATTAACAGAACTCCAGATGTTGGGTAATCTAATCTGTGAATGGGTTGTGGTTTTACGGCGTCAATTTGAGCACTTTTTTGTAGATTTTGTGTCAATGCGTTGGCAATGGTTACAAATTTATTTCCGCTCACTAAAATTCCAGCTGGTTTATAGATAATGGCTAAATAATCATCTTCAAACAACACTTCTAACGGAAGCTCTAATC encodes:
- the fdhF gene encoding formate dehydrogenase subunit alpha is translated as MKAFINNIAHEFYSGETILEFVRRIESNKDAIPTMCQDDRLENFGSCRVCSVEVAREKDGITKTMASCHTPIGEGVYIYHNTDKMKRLRKNIVELVLTDYPSDKVFPPENKKATPFQETIAQIGIPNVRYPEGSTHLNIEEDRAHPYIKSDLSQCINCFRCVRACEEIQGEMILGMSGRGFATNIIKGFDTSFDESACVSCGACVQTCPTEALTDKYETKTLIADKTVRTTCTYCGVGCQLEVSVIDGEIKGIQAPETAEVNEGHTCLKGRFAFEFYNHPERLREPMIKKNGKFEEVTWDEAYDYITTRLIDIKNKYGADSIGGISSSRATNEENYLMQKMIRVAVGTNNIDGCARVCHAPTAWGMQQSFGTGAATNSVEDLKQADAIFMFGANPIKGHPVTGAKIKQAFMKGVTSIVVDPIRTKLAELADYHLQIRPGTNVAILNMLAHYIVKDNLVDSNFIELHTEKYEEFKSHVESLNMDELSTLTGVDKELVRSAAHAYAKAERAMEFHGLGVTEHFQGSKTVMLLSNLAMMTGNIGKSGVGLNPLRGQNNVQGAADMGVQPHQGAGYLDVTKLDIQQYYADKYGIEKMPITNGLKIPEMLDAAIDGKIKALYIMGEDTIMTDPNTNHSIKAFENVDLIVVQELFMTATTEMADVILPASSYFEKNGTFTNGERRVQRVNKVIDPIGNTKPDGQIIIDMMSRLGYNQPTGLTYDAAKVIEEIADVIPFMKGLSWERLGENGLQWPIKEDGTDTKMLHIDGAFKKGIGTFHHFDFEESPEIVSHGKKFPFILTTGRELEHYNSGTMTRRTDNQKILAKDVLEVHPKDAIRKGIEDNETVRIFSDRGSVEIPIKYSKNVKRGVLRTTFHQPEVFINIITGSVGDKETMTPEYKVVAVDFERI
- a CDS encoding GxxExxY protein codes for the protein MSENEISKIILGKAIEVHRTLGPGLLESAYQECLYYELINEGLTVEKEKALPIVYKEIKLDHGYRIDLLIENKVVIELKTVEFLTDVHTAQILTYMKLGNYKLGLLLNFNVKLLKEGIKRFIL
- a CDS encoding NADH-ubiquinone oxidoreductase-F iron-sulfur binding region domain-containing protein, which translates into the protein MANKNIRTLSSRKELDDNLFENISISSQKTNSKEELQELAKRFMIDDSVVLGTSTFYDFTREANKNKKVHVCSGTACMVANSQNNLNKNLETHFNSEEIGHAACVGRCHTNNAFMYDGKTYNASSSEEVAEIISKKEYQENSYKVASNTTPILTSKMGDVAAFYQLAEKHNNPQNTIQQLKTSNLRGRGGAGFPFWFKLDAVIKEPIGSAQGDTQKYIVCNADEGDPGAYSDMYLMEHQPHKVLFGMYMAGLTVGANTGVLYIRGEYPDSIRTVDEAIQEIKDKNLIGDFRFKIIRGQGSYVCGEETALLSSIEGLRPEVRVRPPYPAQYGLYGKPTVLSNVETFANIHWILENGGEAYAALGKGQSTGTKLVSLDSFFNTPGMYEIEMGTPLQTIFDEFGGGFKSEIKGLQIGGPLGGIVPMHKIKELTLDFESLNTNGFLLGHASFVSIPVDFPMIQFLEHLMEFTADESCGKCYPCRIGSHRGMEMLQKAQTSDYKINRELFDDLLETLEIGSLCALGGGIPLPVKNALQYFQEELKGYFS
- a CDS encoding class I SAM-dependent methyltransferase translates to MNPAILHPDVQQFISDNLNTNISKLLFKGSPFKSVSVQELATQIVSKKKCEKKLPIWFETKNIYYPAKVNIEQTSSEVTAKYKSSIITGDSVIDITGGFGVDAYYFAKKTSEVIHCELDANLSTIVNNNYQQLKIDEIQLISGDGIDYLKNASEKYDWIYIDPSRRDSVDKKVFLLKDCLPNVPENLTLFFSKSNNILIKNSPILDISKTIDELDFVKEIHVVAVANEVKELLFVLEKYYKESIQIKTINYSRNTIQIFDFQYIKNNISEYSEPKKYVYEPNAAILKSGGFHEISLQLNLEKLHPHSHLYTSDNLIEFPGRTFLVENSCQYNKKEIKKYLKENKANITTRNFPETVAQIRKKIKIKDGGSQYLFFTTLKNERLKVLVCSQVF
- a CDS encoding AI-2E family transporter → MNSKNISNGILKAVAIILGIALLLYFLYLIQSVIVYVIIAAVISLIARPIIRFLKRRLKLPNTVAVITTMVILVSFLVGIIRMFIPLVIEQGESLSLLHTDKLLQNLQDVINQVNNYFASRDINLVSKLKNVDFLSSFQAIPNLLNSVVSALGSLSVGLFSVLFISFFFMKDSQLLMNAILTILPSKSENKFSKSTETINNLLSRYFIGLVLQISILFVLYTITLLIFGIKNAVVIAFLCALLNLIPYIGPMIGAVIMFLLSMSSNLGQDFQTEILPTTLYVMIGYFIAQIVDNFFSQPIIFSKTTKSHPLEIFLIIIIGGLLFGVVGMITAVPLYTAIKVILKEFLADNKIVKSLTKDI
- a CDS encoding pyridoxamine 5'-phosphate oxidase family protein, with the translated sequence MKEYSKSKLNRVKRGQIRATYDVEKINTILDAGFIGFVSYVFEGKAISIPMAYGRKENKIYLHGSQANRMLLSLLEAKEMSMTVMHLDALVLARSGFHHSVNYRSATLFGPVKKIEEKAEKEAALLCFMDHMMPGRWDGVREMNQEEFDRTLVVEFTIETAAAKIRDVGVVDEKEDIGLPIWAGLMPLKQTAEYPIPDKDLPKDMEIPKHILDYYNANK
- a CDS encoding DinB family protein, with the protein product MIKSDIKQEEYNEYYANYIGLLDDNTELIDGYYKGKKMMEDFINAIPDEKLTYRYQPEKWSIIEVLQHLIDTERVFMYRCFRIARNDKTELAGYDQDEYVIPSEANSKTKEQILEEFSLNRNNFISLLKSLSEKNLSFVGNANGGIVSARAAAYIVLGHDIHHTNIIKERYL
- a CDS encoding RluA family pseudouridine synthase encodes the protein MKIIETHTAIQVEQPIRLQEYAVGIFNTIPTKSGIKKAIKKELVFVNGKLASTALFICGGETIELFSAESETEYKRLELPLEVLFEDDYLAIIYKPAGILVSGNKFVTIANALTQNLQKSAQIDAVKPQPIHRLDYPTSGVLLIGKTSSSIHILSKLFENKEIQKTYYAVCIGKMKSLGNINSPIENKASETLFEVVETVISKRFDFLNLVKLSPKTGRKHQLRIHLSVFGNQILGDKEYGNNELILKGNGLYLHASSLEFTHPFTQEKISITKELPKKFRKIFPSKN